One genomic region from Candidatus Dormiibacterota bacterium encodes:
- the gmk gene encoding guanylate kinase has translation MITGPGLLFVVSGPSGAGKDTLVDALRERSPRLHYSVSATTREPREGEREGEHYFFLTREEFERRRNADGFLEWREYNGNLYGTPRDYVIGTLHQGYDLIMKPEVNGALAVKAAFADAVLIFLVPDRLSHLRERLLARRTETNEEIARRLEIAHEEMKFIPDFDYLVINEQGRSEQAVRDLQAILQAERFRIHRYSDASLKNVELT, from the coding sequence GTGATCACCGGCCCGGGTCTACTCTTCGTCGTTTCAGGCCCCTCGGGGGCCGGCAAGGATACGTTGGTAGATGCTTTGCGCGAGCGCTCGCCGCGCCTGCATTACTCCGTTTCGGCCACCACCAGAGAGCCACGCGAGGGAGAGCGCGAAGGCGAGCACTACTTCTTCCTAACTCGCGAAGAATTCGAACGGCGGCGGAATGCCGACGGATTCCTCGAATGGAGAGAGTACAACGGCAACCTCTACGGTACCCCGCGCGATTACGTGATTGGGACCCTTCATCAGGGTTACGATCTAATCATGAAGCCCGAGGTCAATGGAGCGTTGGCCGTCAAAGCGGCATTTGCCGATGCGGTCCTGATCTTTCTCGTGCCGGATCGCCTCTCGCACCTGCGCGAACGGCTGCTGGCGCGAAGAACCGAGACGAACGAAGAGATCGCTCGGCGGCTAGAAATAGCGCACGAGGAGATGAAGTTCATTCCGGACTTCGATTATCTCGTCATCAACGAGCAGGGGCGGTCCGAACAAGCGGTGCGCGACCTGCAGGCCATTCTCCAAGCGGAGCGCTTTAGAATCCATCGTTATAGCGATGCCTCGCTAAAAAACGTAGAACTCACCTAA